One segment of Kogia breviceps isolate mKogBre1 chromosome 14, mKogBre1 haplotype 1, whole genome shotgun sequence DNA contains the following:
- the GFRA4 gene encoding GDNF family receptor alpha-4 — MASCLARALLLLLLLGSPSAVAPNRCVDAADACTADARCQRLRTAYVVQCLGRAAPGGCPRARCRRALRRFFALGPPELTHALLFCPCGSPACAERRRQTFVPSCAFSGPEPAPPSCLAPLDACEHSRVCRPRLLAFQASCTPPPSNLDGCLRDQVPSCLRAYAGLVGTAVTPNYVDNASARVAPWCDCGASGNRREECEVFRGLFTRNRCLDRAIQGFDGGWPSVLHDQLDPHQDPEHSLLQVSSADASLEGSSMFSVLPVLALQPLL, encoded by the exons ATGGCCAGCTGCTTGGCACGCGCGTTGCTGCTGCTACTGCTTCTAG GGTCACCGAGCGCTGTCGCACCGAACCGATGCGTGGACGCAGCCGACGCGTGCACCGCGGATGCGCGATGCCAGCGGTTGCGCACCGCGTACGTGGTGCAGTGCCTGGGTCGGGCCGCGCCGGGGGGCTGCCCCCGCGCCCGCTGccgccgcgccctgcgccgcttCTTCGCCCTCGGGCCGCCCGAGCTTACCCACGCGCTGCTCTTCTGCCCGTGCGGCAGCCCCGCATGCGCCGAGCGCCGGCGCCAGACCTTCGTGCCCTCCTGCGCCTTCTCGGGTCCTGAACCGGCCCCGCCCTCCTGCCTCGCGCCCTTAGACGCCTGCGAGCACAGCCGGGTCTGCAG GCCCCGCCTCCTGGCCTTCCAGGCCTCCTGCACGCCTCCTCCCAGCAACCTGGACGGCTGCCTTCGAGACCAGGTCCCCAGCTGTCTGCGCGCCTACGCTGGCCTCGTGG GCACCGCCGTCACCCCCAACTACGTGGACAACGCAAGCGCGCGCGTGGCGCCCTGGTGCGACTGCGGAGCCAGCGGAAACCGGCGCGAGGAGTGCGAAGTCTTCCGGGGGCTCTTCACAAGGAACCGCTGCTTGG ATAGAGCCATACAGGGCTTTGACGGTGGGTGGCCCTCAGTCCTACACGACCAGCTGGACCCCCACCAGGACCCTGAGCACAGCCTCCTACAG